From a single Eleginops maclovinus isolate JMC-PN-2008 ecotype Puerto Natales chromosome 18, JC_Emac_rtc_rv5, whole genome shotgun sequence genomic region:
- the gal3st2 gene encoding galactose-3-O-sulfotransferase 2, which produces MLSPPRRWIRDQSPSSVASCVRRGLCSRRHSLWILIILLVVCIAIQTFVARQARNDKQTGLPHLRFTVNKQHLFPTVQNVWEGIQSALASKTDMKSPQTDRTADIRQQNEGYRKQLDYILSKHVDNLAADSQTEARRVSAAKLLLPKHAASLGLPVPLALNNTRDIFTPDTHNPSSFLKAHIDSVSTKATCHPKSHIVFLKTHKTASSTILNILYRYGESRNLTFALPLNKHSQLFYPFLFASNFVEGVSSRSVREFHIMCNHMRFRKYEVAKVMPRETFYFSILRNPVAMMESIFIYYRSIPAFHKTHSLDNFLNNSWKSYNSSVTNNHYAHNILAFDFGFDNNVAPGAEDLEERTSAAIAAIERDFHLILISEYFDESMILLKHALCWSLEDIVSFKLNSRSEKTRHQLLPETAEKIKRWNALDWRIYLHFNASFWHKVDSLVGQEQMKREVSQLRELQTEMANSCLKDGGAVDPSQIKDVGLKPFQYGAAVIQGYNLNPDLDRQTKIKCQRLITPELQYTDRLYTQQFPELAAKHRQETKAVPPRRQRSDRTGRAIPGRAGAREAHYRQTIRRKFSNIKNQKAPSALLTHPDANNNTSMP; this is translated from the exons gtgtgtgaggagggggCTGTGCAGCAGGCGTCACTCTCTGTGGATACTAATCATCCTGCTCGTGGTCTGCATTGCCATTCAGACCTTTGTAGCCCGCCAGGCCAG GAATGACAAGCAGACAGGACTCCCACATCTGAGATTCACTGTCAACAAACAGCACCTGTTTCCTACGGTGCAAAATGTCTGGGAAGGCATCCAATCTGCACTTGCATCAAAGACGGACATGAAGTcaccacagacagacagaactgCAGATATTCGCCAACAGAATGAGGGGTATCGAAAGCAACTGGATTATATTCTGTCAAAACATGTGGACAACCTCGCTGCAGACTCTCAAACTGAGGCAAGGAGAGTCTCTGCTGCGAAGCTGCTTCTACCAAAACACGCAGCAAGTCTTGGACTTCCAGTTCCTTTGGCGCTCAACAACACTAGGGACATTTTTACTCCAGACACTCACAATCCATCCAGTTTTTTAAAGGCTCACATCGACAGTGTATCTACCAAGGCAACCTGCCACCCAAAGTCTCACATTGTTTTcctgaagacacacaaaacagcaaGCAGCACCATCTTAAACATACTGTATCGCTACGGAGAAAGCAGGAACTTGACTTTTGCTCTCCCTCTgaacaaacacagccagctgttTTACCCTTTCCTCTTTGCTTCAAATTTTGTGGAAGGTGTCAGCAGCCGAAGTGTGAGGGAGTTCCACATTATGTGCAACCACATGAGGTTCAGAAAATATGAG GTTGCAAAAGTGATGCCTAGGGAAACCTTCTACTTTTCCATCCTGAGGAATCCTGTGGCCATGATGGAGTCCATCTTTATCTATTACAGAAGCATCCCAGCCTTCCACAAGACTCACAGCCTGGACAACTTCCTGAACAACAGCTGGAAAAGTTACAACTCATCGGTGACCAACAACCACTACGCTCACAATATCTTGGCTTTTGACTTTGGCTTTGACAACAACGTCGCACCCGGTGCTGAAGACCTGGAGGAGAGAACCAGCGCGGCCATTGCAGCCATCGAACGAGACTTCCACCTTATTCTCATTTCTGAATACTTTGATGAGTCCATGATCCTGCTCAAGCATGCCCTCTGCTGGTCCCTGGAAgatattgtttcttttaagcTCAACAGTCGAAGTGAAAAAACACGCCACCAACTTTTACCAGAAACTGCAGAGAAGATCAAGAGGTGGAATGCTTTGGACTGGAGGATATACCTGCACTTTAATGCCTCATTCTGGCACAAAGTGGATAGTCTTGTTGGACAAGAGCAGATGAAGAGAGAAGTATCTCAGTTGAGAGAGCTACAGACTGAGATGGCTAACAGCTGCTTGAAAGATGGCGGGGCAGTTGACCCGTCCCAGATAAAAGACGTCGGGCTGAAGCCGTTCCAGTATGGAGCAGCTGTAATTCAGGGATATAACTTAAACCCAGACTTAGACAGACAGACCaaaattaaatgtcaaagaCTTATAACTCCAGAACTGCAGTACACAGACCGTTTATACACCCAGCAGTTCCCAGAGCTGGCTGCTAAGCATAGGCAAGAAACTAAGGCGGTGCCTCCACGGCGCCAGCGCTCTGACAGGACTGGTAGGGCTATACCTGGAAGAGCCGGGGCAAGGGAAGCCCATTACAGACAGACGATAAGACGCAAATTCTCTAATATCAAGAACCAAAAGGCTCCAAGTGCCCTGTTAACCCACCCTGACGCTAACAACAATACAAGTATGCCATGA